The Saccopteryx leptura isolate mSacLep1 chromosome 2, mSacLep1_pri_phased_curated, whole genome shotgun sequence genome has a window encoding:
- the IL22 gene encoding interleukin-22, which yields MATLQKSASFSLMGSLAASCLLFIALWGQEGVAVPVRPHCRLDESDFQQPYITNRTFMLAEEASLADNNTDVRLIGEKLFRGVHMNERCSLMRQVLNFTIEEVLLPQSDRFQPYMQEVVSFLASLSNKLRHCRIQSDDHHIYRNVQNLKDTVKKLGDSGEIKVIGELNFLFMTLRSACI from the exons ATGGCCACCCTGCAGAAATCTGCGAGCTTTTCCCTCATGGGTTCTCTGGCCGCCAGCTGTCTTCTCTTCATTGCCctgtgggggcaggagggagtggCTGTGCCCGTCAGGCCTCACTGCCGGCTGGACGAGTCCGACTTCCAGCAGCCCTATATCACCAACCGCACCTTCATGCTGGCTGAGGAG GCTAGTTTGGCAGATAACAACACAGATGTTCGTCTCATTGGAGAGAAATTGTTTCGCGGAGTCCAT ATGAATGAGCGCTGCTCTCTGATGAGGCAGGTGCTGAACTTTACCATTGAAGAAGTACTGCTCCCCCAGTCTGATAGGTTCCAGCCTTATATGCAGGAGGTGGTGTCCTTCCTGGCCAGCCTCAGCAACAAGTTACGCCATTGT cgcATTCAGAGTGATGACCATCATATCTACAGAAATGTGCAAAATCTGAAGGACACAGTGAAAAAG CTTGGAGACAGTGGAGAGATCAAAGTAATTGGAgaattaaattttctctttatgacCCTGAGAAGTGCCTGCATTTGA